The genomic DNA GTTTCGTGGTGATCCAAGCACTGGGAAAAGTCTCGACCTGGCATCAACTCTTGCAACTGAAAAAGTGCTAGGTATGTGGTGGTGTACGCAAATCGACTTCTTCACGTACAAAATAAACTGGAGAAGACTCGGAGAGGACCTGCTAAGTGGCAAACGTTTTCCCACGAAGCGCGAAATGCTTCGCACTATGATGTCCATCTACGATCCATTAGGCAATTTCGCACTACCTCATCTTCCTGATAGTGCTGCTACAAGAAATTTGGAAAGTAGGATGGGATGAGAAGGTGAGTCAGCAAATCTTCAACAAATGGCAAATGTGGCTGAAGCTTCTTCCTGGAATTGAGCGTTTACAAATTCCCAGGTGTTATCGACTTCAAACATCACTCGGACAGCACACACTAGTACAGCTACACACTTTCGTCGACGCTAGCGAAAAATGGAATGGCTGCTGTGGCGTACCTACGATTCGAAGAAGCCGACACAGTCGAATGCTTGTCAGTTACCGCGAAGACCCGTGTTGCTCCACTTAAATATCTCACTATCCCCAGTTTAGAGCTTCAAGCGGCACTTATAGGAGCTAGGCTGGCGCAGTCCGTCATACGTGGTATAGATCTCGATGTGTCCCGTTGTGTTTTTTGGACGGATTCAAGAAACGCACTTTCATGGATATGTGCAGATCACCGACGATACAGTCAGTTTGTGGCTGCACGAGTTAGCGAAATATTGGATCTGACGGCAGTTTCCGACTGGAAATGGGTTCTACTAAGTGGAATGTAGCTGATGAAGGAACTAAATGGCAGCGACAACCATCTTTCACAAACGCTAGTAGGTGGTTTCAAGGGCCTGAATTCCTTTGGCAACAAGAAGCAGATTGGCCAATGATGCCTGTCCGTATTGCGGAGACTGCAGAGGAGCTACGTGCCAACGTTCACATTCATTATGAAACGGCAAAGTTGGAGTTTCCATTCAACAAGTTTCGGAATTGGAGAAAGCTGGCTCGTTCGACAGCATATATTTTTCGGTTTATCAGAAACACCCGTCCCAAGGAATTCTCTCGAATGGATGGGGGTCTGACAATGGAAGAAATCCAACATGCAGAGAACTTCcatattcgcaccacccagcaAGATACGTTTCAGGAGGAGATATCAATTCTTCGTCGCAAAGGAAACGACGCTGCGCTTCCCAAACGAAGCCCTTTGTTCAAATTGGTTCCCTTCCTTGACGATCAAGGAATACTACGCATGAAAGGCAGGACAGGAGCATGCAAGTACGTTTCACTGGACGCAGTCAATCCCATCATCCTTCCGCGTGATCACCCGATAACGCACATTATCATACGGACTTACCACGATAAATTTCACCACCACAACCACGAATCTGTGATCAACGAGGTTCGTCAAAAGTTCTGCGTTGCACGGCTCCGTCAGATGTATGCCAAAGTTAGATTTGATTGCCCGCGGTGCAAATTGAGGGACGCTCGTCCTAACCCTCCAGCAATGGCAGATCTCCCTGCATGCCGACTAGCCGCGTACAGCTGTCCGTTCACGCACACCGGCATAGATTATTTTGGTCCAATGGAAGTATCTGTAGGTAGAAGGGTCGAGAAGCGGTGGGGGGTTCTTCTAACTTGTCTGACAATACGCGCTGTCCATATTGAATTAGCTAGCTCTTTAACCACTAACTCATGCATTATGGCGATACGCAATTTCATTGCCCGTCGTGGAACTCCAGCTGCATTTTATAGCGACAGAGGCACCAACTTCATCGGCTCTGAACGTGAGCTAAAGCAAGCCCTAAAGACCATCAACCAGAACAAGCTGGCACAAGAGTTTGTGAGCTCAAATACTTCATGGAGTTTCAATCCCCCGGCTTCTCCCCATATGGGGGGGAGTTGGGAACGGCTGGTACAGTCCGTTAAGCGAACATTGTATGAAGTTAAGCCATCATCAAGGCCGACCGACGAGGAACTGAAGAACGCGTTGATAGAAGTTGAAGCCATCCTAAATGCACGACCACTTACTCATGTTCCGCTCGAAGATGAAGCAGCTCCTGTACTCACTCCAAATCACTGGCTGTTGGGGTCATCCAATGGATTGAAAGCATGGTCTCTATTGGACAG from Armigeres subalbatus isolate Guangzhou_Male unplaced genomic scaffold, GZ_Asu_2 Contig23, whole genome shotgun sequence includes the following:
- the LOC134203786 gene encoding uncharacterized protein LOC134203786 — protein: MPVRIAETAEELRANVHIHYETAKLEFPFNKFRNWRKLARSTAYIFRFIRNTRPKEFSRMDGGLTMEEIQHAENFHIRTTQQDTFQEEISILRRKGNDAALPKRSPLFKLVPFLDDQGILRMKGRTGACKYVSLDAVNPIILPRDHPITHIIIRTYHDKFHHHNHESVINEVRQKFCVARLRQMYAKVRFDCPRCKLRDARPNPPAMADLPACRLAAYSCPFTHTGIDYFGPMEVSVGRRVEKRWGVLLTCLTIRAVHIELASSLTTNSCIMAIRNFIARRGTPAAFYSDRGTNFIGSERELKQALKTINQNKLAQEFVSSNTSWSFNPPASPHMGGSWERLVQSVKRTLYEVKPSSRPTDEELKNALIEVEAILNARPLTHVPLEDEAAPVLTPNHWLLGSSNGLKAWSLLDSNSIALRRGWHQSQAFANHFWKRWIREYLPDLTRRSKWFQKVAPIKEGDIVLIVDPEHPRNCWPKGRVIGTVNRDGQVRKVTIRTAKGVYERAAVNVAVLDVRGKELADSEAESAN